In the Chitinispirillales bacterium genome, one interval contains:
- a CDS encoding uracil-DNA glycosylase, translating into MYRFDLIEKYFVGQKESGIPNDIVLDEKFNFYIQNAPIKKSVEKMKIENIVSQEKTVFMADETKTEVLRKDFEYGEQKVGAEYDKREELAKLYYRCSNCVACSLAKTRKKFVFGAGTAFTDIMVIGEAPGEQEDLQGKPFVGAAGELLTKMLAAIHIERKDIFIANILKCRPPMNRTPNQPEVAACIPILKKQIEIIKPKALLLLGKTAANNVLQNDKSVGSLRGIVHYFDGIPAIVSYHPSALLREEKKKK; encoded by the coding sequence GTGTATAGATTTGATCTTATTGAAAAATATTTTGTCGGACAAAAAGAATCGGGTATTCCGAACGACATCGTTTTGGATGAAAAATTTAATTTTTACATCCAAAACGCGCCGATTAAAAAAAGTGTTGAAAAAATGAAAATCGAAAATATTGTTTCACAGGAAAAAACGGTCTTTATGGCGGACGAAACAAAAACCGAAGTTTTGCGAAAAGATTTTGAATATGGCGAACAAAAAGTCGGCGCAGAATACGATAAACGGGAAGAGTTGGCAAAATTATATTATAGGTGTTCAAATTGTGTCGCCTGTTCTTTGGCTAAAACGAGAAAGAAATTTGTTTTTGGCGCTGGAACTGCTTTTACCGATATTATGGTAATCGGCGAGGCGCCCGGCGAGCAAGAAGATTTACAAGGTAAACCGTTTGTAGGAGCGGCCGGAGAATTGCTTACGAAAATGCTTGCGGCGATTCATATTGAGAGAAAGGATATTTTTATCGCAAATATTCTTAAATGTCGTCCGCCTATGAACAGAACCCCAAATCAACCGGAAGTGGCTGCTTGTATCCCGATTCTTAAAAAGCAGATTGAAATAATAAAACCCAAAGCTTTACTGTTGCTTGGTAAAACGGCGGCAAACAACGTTTTGCAAAATGATAAATCGGTCGGCTCTCTTAGGGGAATCGTTCATTATTTTGACGGCATTCCGGCAATAGTATCATATCATCCGTCTGCGTTGCTTAGAGAAGAAAAAAAAAAAAAA
- a CDS encoding HD domain-containing protein, whose amino-acid sequence MFLDCEEAIAKLIVIKLQNLGYEAYYAGGFVRDMLLGFPAGNSPDIDIATSARPEEIVELFNNTKEVGISFGVVLVIERGIAFDVATFRNDGQYVNGRCPQSVSFSSAQEDAHRRDFTINGMFYNPVDKTVIDFVGGQDDLNKGIIRTIGNAKKRFSEDYLRMLRAVRFSSRFDFEIEVDTFNAVKCLSKNIAKISAERIYKELTLSFCSAPAKTMDILDKTGLLDVLLPEISVLHGVEQPPEFHPEGDCYIHTLKSMKYIEDLVKKFICNKDSLREDQKNVLSDSYKRAVLVWSVLLHDIGKPATMTIEDRIRFNRHDEKSAEMAQIVAKRFKMPSAETKDVVSCVANHMKFMFVQKMKSGKLKTFISRKTMDIEIILHEADCFSSHGMMDNAEFLLKKIDEIPPEEIKPKPIVCGNDLLDMGFVQGIKLGDVLKDIYEKQLDNYFQSREDALIYAQKQLSV is encoded by the coding sequence ATGTTTTTGGATTGTGAAGAAGCAATAGCAAAATTAATTGTAATTAAATTGCAAAATTTGGGATATGAAGCATATTACGCCGGAGGGTTTGTTCGCGACATGCTTTTAGGTTTTCCTGCGGGTAATTCGCCGGATATTGATATTGCTACTTCTGCGCGTCCGGAAGAAATTGTAGAATTATTTAATAATACTAAAGAAGTCGGAATATCGTTCGGCGTTGTTTTGGTTATAGAGCGCGGAATTGCATTTGACGTAGCGACTTTCAGGAATGACGGGCAGTATGTTAACGGAAGATGTCCTCAAAGCGTTTCGTTTTCATCCGCCCAAGAAGATGCGCATCGCCGCGATTTTACGATAAATGGAATGTTTTATAATCCTGTTGACAAAACCGTGATAGATTTTGTGGGTGGACAGGATGATTTGAATAAAGGGATTATAAGAACTATAGGAAATGCAAAAAAAAGATTTTCGGAAGATTATTTACGGATGCTGCGTGCGGTAAGATTTTCGTCGCGTTTTGATTTTGAGATAGAAGTGGATACGTTTAATGCAGTAAAATGTTTGTCGAAAAATATCGCAAAAATTTCGGCGGAGAGAATTTACAAAGAACTTACGTTGTCTTTTTGCAGCGCACCTGCAAAAACTATGGATATTCTTGATAAAACCGGATTATTGGATGTACTGCTTCCGGAAATAAGCGTTTTACACGGGGTTGAACAACCGCCGGAATTCCATCCCGAAGGAGATTGTTATATCCATACTCTAAAATCAATGAAGTACATAGAAGATTTGGTAAAAAAATTTATTTGCAACAAAGATTCGCTTAGAGAAGATCAAAAAAATGTACTTTCGGACAGTTATAAAAGAGCGGTTTTGGTATGGAGCGTTTTACTTCACGACATTGGAAAACCGGCGACAATGACAATAGAAGATAGGATAAGGTTTAATCGCCACGATGAAAAAAGCGCTGAAATGGCGCAAATAGTTGCAAAAAGATTTAAAATGCCGTCAGCCGAAACAAAAGATGTCGTTTCTTGCGTTGCAAACCACATGAAATTTATGTTTGTGCAGAAAATGAAATCCGGTAAATTGAAAACGTTTATTTCACGGAAAACGATGGATATTGAGATTATTTTGCACGAAGCGGATTGTTTCTCAAGTCACGGAATGATGGATAATGCGGAATTCTTGTTAAAAAAAATAGACGAAATACCGCCCGAAGAGATAAAACCAAAACCGATTGTATGCGGAAATGATTTGCTTGACATGGGATTTGTACAGGGAATAAAACTGGGCGACGTATTGAAGGATATTTATGAGAAACAATTGGATAATTATTTTCAGTCGAGAGAAGACGCTCTTATTTACGCTCAAAAACAACTTTCGGTTTAA